A window from Triplophysa dalaica isolate WHDGS20190420 chromosome 3, ASM1584641v1, whole genome shotgun sequence encodes these proteins:
- the arhgef4 gene encoding uncharacterized protein arhgef4 isoform X2 translates to MMEKRDAEHTKGTASCAQPELSADGGGLDEVQMHLACLPERYMRAKFSLSAYIFCWAVVKLCQRSRPSPVIPQAPALEESGNEVLEDGESLQEDCNEQQDHQERSEMVLEATRDTTEEYFETHSWHSDTFSDLSHETEDCCWKPLSSEAHSCSVGCLESHSPCFKLSSSIRERDPSSAEMHQTVFDSSHRAVDRNKSQIENSEMIHVGEDDTGKSDAKECEDIYCNLPAGSGPDSFADDLSHIASPLLASEDLLESQILGVQSWNEPIIPLMDSGAVHSPVGDSADGKSQSDQISINKTLSDHKVPQLMTSNKNNLQLKDNDTIKLTYNGTAVEDSDTKQLNGHEPNLQNSEMSLTVAQLPSVDTTLSESTEATEETAEKSVEHNGIQSQVSMEHHQAEATLHQSQPEDSKRHTHPQVSAEHQKAQDLNEHSQSEGSPEHSQSETLVENCPSQDFIENSRTETLVEHCQSLELMKYFQSEATEDISQSQPSLEQSQSETSVENSQSQDSKEHSQSQSSLEHSQSQSSLEHSQSQCSLEHSHSEASVENSQSPDSKEHSQSQSSLEHSQSQSSLEHSQSQCSLEHSHSEASVENSQSPDSKEHSQSQSSLEHSQSQGSLEHSHSEASVKNSQSQDSKEHSQPQGSLEHRHSEDTVESSQSQVTLEQRHSEPPEENSQSQALLERSQPQSSLEHNHSEASVENCQSQALKEHTKSQASLEHSYSEDTVESSQSQATLEHGHSEASEENSQSQDSKYHSQPHGSLEHRHSEPPEENSQSQSLLELSQPQSSLEHNHSEASVENCQSQALKEHTKSQASLEHSQSEDTVESSQSQASLEHSQSEDTVESSQSQDSKEHGHSEASVKNCQSHDSKEHSQPQGPLEYSYSEDTVESSQSQASLEHSQSEDTVENCQSQVLKEHTKSQASLEHSHSEDMVESSQSKATLEHGHSEASEENRQSQDSKEHSQPHGSLEHRHSEETVESSQSQATLEHRHSEAPEENCQVEFLLEHSQPQSSLDHNHSEASVENGQSQALKEHTKSQALLEHSHSEVSIENSQLQDSEEHSQPHGSLKHSQSEASIENHQSQDSIENRKSQASLEYSQPEASVLIRQSQVAEEHGKTEHLVEQSQTHNSEEHNRTLPSEEHSQTLASEEHSKSIPSEEHSLTILSEEHSHPLLSEEDRCSLLSEHSQRVPTEEHSQTLPSEEHSQSLPSEEHSPSLHSEKHSRSLPSKEHGQTLPSEEHRRSLPSEHSPSLPSEEHSHSFPSDKHSSLLPSGEHSQPSSSEEHSQTLHSEEHSQTVPSEKLCRSLPSEEHSQTVPLEENDDTEYKQKSMDVCTDCGESESLQTSESLLSKERSRKSLEKSDSLNLKKVDHSSSECHTGSDLASMPRFNMENSCNKQEFIETQPRGTPENCENENILFLEAPMNVLEDINRTMKNPVVADCPKECTIIPSVEESVIYSGISGPMEYTRPVSLTLVCFDMKTTVVDGCPRSPLDSPVESLAGLFENFYDKSPVSPTDICFELSDDLHMNCKQTARGVVNVMSDTCEEYTKSSEQFLPPGNLSYKHTRLNESINSKPFDLASKSELAVDVLSKVCSDPRTNSHSPLDYSQLNSRSEALVVTNEYSSDTNNNIKNITVDDQASSVHNTLPNSLIKYHSFTTNKKHLEEEVEHCKHDDILSVPTVLNSLATPFEAPEIKTAMDCKNDITKSSDLAACSNHRYVTQKQPCDWCGKEDCQLHWTAVEERAGRFKDNSRTAMLQTLTSLHKDNKYSTHEIVNANSSNIDIVVLNAPQTHLELVWEENKVPLNYSVKVADTHVLENMERRLVTPESTDLFCETSDCRNLRTQPLQPPNTDACFACCHMVPITNLEAIVESECSPESPFVTEDILEDHQRGSPLSEGGFDDEWSLCDNIPNRIFPHCPHDSNISAISRNARETKEANAVEKEPNAGETTSMIFNGIDNSDDHSGSSFVSQELISSTNNEEMEDSTQSPSRFTRSKRNHSGKGSVFSVFSRMPSFRKTKREQKGNNKADPEVEDSEDGHEREEVKPNITPSKTHPSFNKNPISQTSDHLIDIMKYGDYSKDDIFEKAFALNFQNKEKYAQCASQNVNQSAQHQNKDGEALNFKTFPMTDGLQQKRSKSTDNLNLRMKLAMAQKSLSSLFESKYPERDNQELPTQNEEVRTRQSWRKVKRPKDVEPYKRTISVPGTACDTSTHPNHSDCSFCSPQSRSRLHSSPGLRNVGHSEPQSFKSAPQKQFEDTAEKNCLDGGELHNAVSSDSDHVSLDGFEAGHNVENRSQSPVQPGVLTLANQPTWGRSVSYFEAADSPTRPLSPKPNSPGLRTHKRSFRYPSRSVASSLCSLGQGMSIEGLSDPPQKPKSLKPRTAQLTTAQSFDSEYLIEDSSSDNQSQSSLTSGSMNSKPEHVQQSAEPAVQSAERRQQGNACVLRVKRRGQGVAAPRPMSDLYGWTVSLQGIREVAGDPERKRESTKSRRRSCSYDTLTYTENIRKKNLNAQRSLRQINIPTSDKHEKVRTRLSLASPEQFPAVTLKDHFFSQSTPIGLDCLGWPHRVSSSALVITDGGQDKSGLADEVGSEDDLYNEFRSSSNRFGHPGGGGGEQLAINELISDGSVCAEALWDHVTMDDQELGFKAGDVIEVVDATNKEWWWGRVMDSEGWFPASFVRLRVNQDEPMDEYLAHLDGVTEGGGASLGGPLGPGLPCKEQMRANVINEIMSTERDYIKHLKDICEGYIKQCRKRTDMFTEEQLRTIFGNIDELYRFQKKFVKALEKKFNKDQPHLSEIGSCFLEHQTNFQIYSEYCNNHPNACVQLSKLMKIKKYVFFFEACRLLQKMIDISLDGFLLTPVQKICKYPLQLAELLKYTNPQHRDYKDVEAALNAMKNVARLINERKRRLENIDKIAQWQSSIEDWEGEDILSRSSDLIFSGDLTKISQPQAKGQQRMFFLFDHQLVFCKKDLLRRDILYYKGRLDMDQMEVVDVEDGKDKDFNVSVKNALKLCSPGGEEVHLLCAKKPEQKQRWLRAFTDEREQVQHDLETGFTITEVQKKQAMLNASKSHPTGKPKALALQHLLALRAPSLHPKTSKCLRFSEPPGPLSPRATLTSPLLPDALQSRQGQGVRVPPGVLRRAISWVSSQSREAIE, encoded by the exons GCCCCGGCATTAGAGGAATCTGGGAATGAAGTTTTGGAAGATGGGGAGTCTCTGCAGGAAGATTGTAATGAGCAACAGGATCATCAGGAACGGTCTGAGATGGTTCTTGAAGCAACACGTGACACAACAGAGGAATATTTTGAGACACATTCTTGGCACAGTGACACTTTCTCTGACCTCAGCCATGAAACTGAGGACTGCTGTTGGAAACCGCTCAGTTCTGAGGCCCACTCTTGCTCTGTGGGTTGTCTGGAATCACACTCTCCATGTTTCAAACTCTCTTCTTCCATTAGAGAAAGGGACCCTTCTTCAGCAGAAATGCATCAAACTGTCTTTGACAGTTCGCACAGGGCAGTGGATAGAAATAAATCACAGATTGAAAATAGTGAGATGATTCATGTTGGAGAGGATGACACTGGAAAGTCTGATGCTAAGGAGTGTGAGGACATTTACTGCAATTTGCCAGCAGGATCTGGACCTGATTCATTTGCAGATGACCTATCACACATAGCATCACCCCTGCTAGCATCAGAGGACTTATTAGAATCACAAATACTTGGTGTGCAAAGTTGGAATGAACCAATAATACCATTAATGGACAGTGGTGCAGTTCATTCTCCTGTTGGTGACTCTGCTGATGGAAAATCTCAAAGTGATCAAATAAGCATAAATAAGACTCTGTCAGATCATAAAGTGCCACAGTTAATGACCTCAAACAAGAACAATTTACAGCTTAAAGATAATGACACTATAAAGTTGACCTATAATGGCACAGCAGTGGAAGATTCagacacaaaacaactgaaCGGACATGAGCCAAATCTCCAAAACAGTGAAATGAGTTTAACTGTGGCCCAACTTCCTTCTGTAGACACAACTCTTTCTGAATCAACTGAAGCTACTGAAGAGACCGCTGAGAAGTCAGTAGAACACAATGGAATACAGTCACAGGTTTCAATGGAGCACCACCAAGCAGAAGCCACACTACATCAAAGTCAGCCAGAGGATTCAAAAAGACACACTCATCCGCAGGTTTCAGCAGAGCATCAAAAAGCACAAGATTTAAATgaacacagccaatcagagggcTCACCAGagcacagccaatcagagactTTAGTAGAAAACTGCCCGTCACaggattttattgaaaacagcCGAACAGAAACATTAGTAGAACACTGCCAATCACTTGAATTAATGAAATACTTTCAATCAGAGGCCACAGAAGATATCAGTCAATCACAGCCTTCACTAGAACAAAGCCAGTCAGAGACCTCAGTAGAAAACAGTCAATCACAGGATTCAAAAGAACACAGCCAATCACAGAGTTCACTAGAACACAGTCAATCACAGAGTTCACTAGAACACAGTCAATCACAGTGTTCACTAGAACACAGTCATTCAGAGGCCTCGGTAGAAAACAGTCAATCACCGGATTCAAAAGAACACAGCCAATCACAGAGTTCACTAGAACATAGTCAATCACAGAGTTCACTAGAACACAGTCAATCACAGTGTTCACTGGAACACAGTCATTCAGAGGCCTCGGTAGAAAACAGTCAATCACCGGATTCAAAAGAACACAGCCAATCACAGAGTTCACTAGAACACAGCCAATCACAGGGTTCACTAGAACATAGTCATTCAGAGGCCTCAGTAAAAAACAGTCAATCACAGGATTCAAAAGAACACAGTCAACCACAGGGTTCACTAGAACACAGGCATTCAGAGGACACGGTAGAAAGCAGCCAATCACAGGTTACActtgaacaaagacattcagaGCCCCCAGAAGAAAACAGTCAATCACAGGCTTTACTAGAACGCAGCCAACCACAGTCTTCACTAGAACACAATCATTCAGAGGCCTCAGTAGAAAACTGTCAATCACAGGCTTTAAAAGAGCACActaaatcacaggcttcactaGAACACAGTTATTCAGAGGACACGGTAGAAAGCAGCCAATCACAGGCTACACTTGAACACGGTCATTCAGAGGCCTCAGAAGAAAACAGTCAATCACAGGATTCAAAATACCACAGTCAACCACACGGTTCACTTGAACACAGACATTCAGAGCCCCCAGAAGAAAACAGTCAATCACAGTCTTTACTAGAACTCAGCCAACCACAGTCTTCACTAGAACACAATCATTCAGAGGCCTCAGTAGAAAACTGTCAATCACAGGCTTTAAAAGAGCACActaaatcacaggcttcactaGAACACAGTCAATCAGAGGACACGGTAGAAAGCAGCCAATCACAGGCTTCACTAGAACACAGTCAGTCAGAGGACACGGTAGAAAGCAGCCAATCACAGGATTCAAAAGAACACGGTCATTCAGAGGCCTCAGTAAAAAACTGTCAATCACATGATTCAAAAGAACACAGTCAACCACAGGGTCCTCTAGAATACAGTTATTCAGAGGACACAGTAGAAAGCAGCCAATCACAGGCTTCACTAGAACACAGTCAGTCAGAGGACACGGTAGAAAACTGTCAATCACAGGTTTTAAAAGAGCACActaaatcacaggcttcactaGAACACAGTCATTCAGAGGACATGGTAGAAAGCAGCCAATCAAAGGCTACACTGGAACACGGTCATTCAGAGGCCTCAGAAGAAAACCGTCAATCACAGGATTCAAAAGAACACAGTCAACCACACGGTTCACTAGAACACAGGCATTCAGAGGAAACAGTAGAAAGCAGCCAATCACAGGCTACACTTGAACACAGACATTCAGAGGCCCCAGAAGAAAACTGTCAAGTAGAGTTTTTACTAGAACACAGCCAACCACAGTCTTCACTAGATCACAATCATTCAGAGGCCTCAGTAGAAAACGGTCAATCACAGGCTTTAAAAGAGCACACTAAATCACAGGCTTTACTAGAACACAGTCATTCAGAGGTCTCAATTGAAAACAGTCAATTACAGGATTCAGAAGAACACAGCCAACCACATGGTTCACTTAAACACAGTCAATCAGAGGCCTCAATAGAAAACCATCAATCACAGGATTcaatagaaaatagaaaatcacaggcttcactaGAATACAGCCAACCAGAGGCCTCGGTATTAATCAGACAATCACAGGTCGCAGAAGAACATGGCAAAACAGAGCATTTAGTAGAACAGAGCCAGACACATAATTCAGAAGAACACAACCGAACACTCCCCTCAGAAGAACACAGTCAAACACTCGCCTCAGAAGAACATAGTAAATCAATCCCCTCAGAAGAACACAGTCTGACAATCCTCTCAGAAGAACACAGCCACCCACTCCTTTCAGAAGAAGACAGGTGCTCCCTCCTCTCAGAACACAGCCAAAGAGTCCCCACAGAAGAACACAGCCAAACCCTCCCCTCAGAAGAACACAGTCAATCACTACCTTCAGAAGAACACAGTCCTTCACTCCACTCAGAAAAACACAGTCGATCGCTCCCCTCAAAAGAACATGGTCAAACACTCCCCTCAGAGGAACACAGACGATCACTTCCTTCAGAACACAGTCCATCACTCCCCTCAGAAGAACATAGTCACTCATTTCCATCAGATAAACACAGTAGCTTACTCCCCTCAGGGGAACACAGTCAGCCATCCTCCTCAGAAGAACACAGTCAAACACTCCACTCAGAAGAACATAGTCAAACAGTCCCCTCAGAAAAACTCTGTCGCTCACTCCCCTCAGAAGAACACAGTCAAACAGTCCCCTTAGAAGAAAATGACGACAcagaatataaacagaaaagCATGGATGTTTGCACTGACTGTGGGGAAAGTGAATCCTTACAAACATCAGAAAGTCTTTTATCAAAGGAAAGGAGTAGAAAAAGTCTAGAAAAGAGTGAtagtctaaatttaaaaaaagttgatcACTCAAGTAGTGAATGTCACACGGGCAGTGATTTAGCAAGCATGCCAAGATTTAATATGGAAAATTCTTGTAACAAACAAGAGTTTATTGAAACACAGCCTCGTGGTActcctgaaaattgtgaaaacGAAAATATACTATTTCTAGAGGCTCCCATGAATGTTTTAGAAGACATAAATAGAACCATGAAAAATCCTGTTGTTGCAGACTGTCCGAAAGAATGTACAATAATTCCTTCAGTTGAGGAGTCGGTAATTTACTCCGGTATTTCAGGGCCCATGGAATACACTAGGCCTGTGTCATTGACTTTAGTGTGTTTTGACATGAAGACCACTGTGGTTGATGGATGTCCAAGGAGTCCTCTAGACAGCCCAGTCGAGTCTCTGGCTGGTTTGTTTGAGAATTTTTATGACAAGTCTCCAGTTAGCCCCACAGACATTTGCTTTGAGCTCAGCGATGACCTTCACATGAACTGTAAACAAACAGCACGTGGCGTTGTAAATGTTATGTCTGACACATGTGAAGAGTACACAAAGAGCTCTGAACAATTTCTGCCACCTGGCAACCTGtcctacaaacacacaaggcTAAATGAATCAATTAACTCTAAACCGTTCGATCTTGCCAGTAAATCCGAGCTGGCTGTTGATGTTTTGTCTAAAGTGTGTTCTGATCCCCGCACAAATTCACACTCTCCTTTAGATTATTCCCAGTTGAACAGTAGAAGTGAGGCTTTGGTGGTAACAAATGAATACAGCTCagatacaaataataacattaagaaTATTACTGTAGATGACCAGGCATCAAGTGTACATAACACTTTACCTAATTCCTTGATAAAATACCACAGCTTTACtactaataaaaaacatttagaagaAGAAGTTGAACACTGTAAACATGATGACATTTTAAGTGTTCCCACTGTTTTAAACAGTCTCGCTACCCCATTTGAAGCACCTGAAATAAAGACGGCAATGGACTGTAAAAATGATATTACAAAATCGTCTGATCTGGCTGCATGTAGCAACCACAGATATGTTACACAAAAGCAGCCCTGTGACTGGTGTGGTAAGGAGGATTGTCAGTTGCACTGGACTGCAGTGGAGGAGAGAGCAGGAAGATTTAAGGACAACAGTCGAACGGCAATGTTACAAACCTTAACCTCCCTGCACAAAGATAACAAATACAGCACCCATGAAATTGTAAATGCAAACTCTTCAAACATTGATATTGTAGTTTTGAATGCGCCACAGACACATCTGGAGCTTGTCTGGGAAGAAAACAAGGTACCGTTAAACTACTCTGTTAAGGTTGCTGATACTCATGTGTTAGAAAACATGGAGAGAAGGCTTGTAACTCCTGAAAGTactgatttattttgtgaaacgTCTGATTGTAGAAATCTTCGTACACAGCCTTTGCAGCCACCCAACACAGATGCATGTTTTGCATGTTGTCACATGGTACCCATCACTAATTTAGAGGCCATTGTGGAGTCTGAATGTTCACCGGAGAGCCCCTTTGTGACGGAGGACATATTGGAGGATCATCAGAGGGGATCTCCATTATCAGAAGGTGGATTTGATGATGAGTGGAGCTTATGTGATAACATCCCAAACCGCATTTTTCCTCACTGCCCGCATGACAGCAACATTTCTGCCATAAGTAGAAATGCAAGGGAGACGAAAGAAGCAAATGCTGTTGAAAAAGAACCAAATGCTGGAGAGACAACGTCTATGATTTTTAATGGGATTGATAACAGTGATGACCATAGTGGTTCCAGTTTTGTATCACAAGAACTCATCTCTAGTACCAACAATGAGGAGATGGAGGACAGTACTCAGTCACCCTCTAGGTTCACGAGAAGTAAGAGAAATCACTCAGGGAAGGGATCCGTGTTCTCTGTATTCTCTAGAATGCCTTCGTTCCGCAAGACGAAAAGAGAGCAAAAGGGCAACAACAAGGCTGATCCAGAAGTTGAGGACTCTGAGGATGGACATGAGCGGGAGGAGGTAAAGCCCAATATAACACCTAGCAAGACCCACCCATCATTTAACAAGAACCCCATTTCTCAGACTTCAGATCATCTTATCGACATCATGAAGTATGGTGACTACTCCAAAGATGATATTTTTGAAAAGGCCTTTGCCTTAAATTTTCAAAATAAGGAGAAATATGCACAGTGTGCATCTCAAAATGTTAATCAGTCTGCCCAGCATCAGAACAAAGATGGGGAAGCACTGAATTTTAAAACTTTTCCTATGACTGACGGATTACAGCAAAAAAGAAGTAAAAGTACTGATAACTTAAACCTACGCATGAAGCTCGCAATGGCTCAGAAGTCCCTGTCCAGCCTGTTTGAGTCCAAATATCCTGAGAGGGACAACCAGGAGCTGCCTACACAGAATGAAGAGGTGAGAACCAGACAGTCCTGGAGGAAGGTGAAACGACCAAAAGACGTGGAACCGTACAAAAGAACAATATCTGTTCCTGGGACGGCCTGTGACACGTCCACACATCCGAACCACAGTGACTGTAGCTTCTGCTCTCCTCAGAGCAGGTCTAGACTTCACAGCTCACCTGGTTTGAGGAACGTGGGTCATTCTGAACCTCAGAGCTTTAAATCTGCACCACAGAAGCAGTTTGAAGATACAGCTGAGAAAAACTGTCTGGATGGAGGTGAGCTGCATAATGCTGTTTCCTCAGACTCTGACCATGTTTCTTTAGATGGCTTTGAGGCTGGGCACAATGTAGAGAATAGGTCACAGTCTCCCGTACAACCCGGTGTTCTCACACTTGCAAACCAGCCTACATGGGGCCGATCTGTGAGCTATTTCGAAGCTGCTGACTCTCCGACGAGGCCTTTGAGCCCCAAACCAAACAGTCCTGGGTTGAGGACACATAAGAGGAGTTTCCGTTACCCCTCAAGGTCTGTGGCTTCATCTTTGTGCTCGCTCGGTCAGGGAATGAGCATCGAGGGTCTCTCTGATCCTCCTCAAAAGCCAAAATCTCTGAAGCCAAGGACAGCACAGCTTACTACAGCCCAGTCATTTGATTCTGAGTACTTAATAGAAGACAGCAGTTCAGATAACCAATCTCAGTCCAGCCTGACATCAGGATCTATGAACAGTAAACCTGAG CATGTACAACAAAGTGCTGAGCCAGCTGTCCAGTCAGCAGAGAGAAGACAACAAGGGAACGCATGTGTGCTTCGAGTAAAGCGCAGAGGACAGGGTGTGGCAGCACCTAGACCCATGTCAGACCTGTACGGTTGGACGGTATCTCTTCAGGGCATCAGAGAGGTGGCAGGTGACccggagaggaagagagagtcAACGAAATCACGACGGCGTTCGTGCTCATATGACACACTGACGTATACGGAGAACATCCGTAAAAAGAATCTTAACGCACAGAGAAGTTTGCGCCAGATTAACATCCCAACATCTGACAAGCATGAGAAA GTTCGCACTAGACTCTCCCTCGCCTCTCCTGAACAGTTCCCCGCCGTCACTCTGAAAGATCACTTCTTCTCTCAGAGCACACCTATTGGACTAGACTGCTTGGGGTGGCCTCACCGTGTGTCATCTTCAG CGTTGGTGATAACTGATGGAGGACAGGATAAGTCTGGCCTCGCCGATGAGGTGGGGAGTGAAGATGATCTGTACAATGAGTTTCGCAGCTCCTCTAATCGTTTTGGACAcccaggaggaggaggaggagagcaGCTGGCGATAAATGAG CTGATCAGTGATGGCAGCGTGTGCGCGGAGGCTCTATGGGACCATGTCACCATGGACGACCAGGAGCTGGGGTTCAAGGCTGGGGATGTCATCGAAGTAGTGGACGCCACAAACAAGGAGTGGTGGTGGGGCCGGGTGATGGACAGCGAAGGCTGGTTCCCTGCCAGCTTTGTTCGG TTACGAGTGAACCAGGATGAGCCAATGGATGAGTATCTAGCCCATCTGGACGGGGTCACAGAGGGGGGTGGGGCCAGTTTAGGGGGACCCTTAGGACCCGGTCTGCCCTGCAAGGAGCAGATGAGAGCCAATGTTATCAATGAGATCATGAGCACAGAGAGGGATTACATCAAACACCTGAAAGACATCTGTGAG GGCTATATAAAACAGTGTCGGAAGAGGACAGACATGTTTACCGAAGAGCAACTGCGTACTATTTTCGGCAACATCGATGAGCTGTACCGCTTTCAAAAGAAGTTTGTCAAAGCCTTGGAGAAGAAGTTCAACAAAGACCAGCCACACCTCAGCGAGATAGGCTCGTGCTTCTTAGAGCAT CAAACAAACTTCCAGATCTACTCCGAGTATTGCAACAACCACCCCAACGCCTGCGTGCAGCTCTCCAAACTCATGAAGATCAAGAAGTATGTCTTCTTCTTTGAGGCCTGTCGCTTGCTGCAGAAGATGATTGACATTTCTCTAGACGGGTTCTTGCTTACTCCTGTGCAAAAGATCTGCAAGTACCCTCTACAGCTGGCTGAACTGCTCAAGTATACCAACCCACAACACAG AGATTATAAGGACGTGGAGGCTGCCTTAAACGCAATGAAGAATGTGGCCAGACTGATCAATGAGAGAAAGAGGCGTCTGGAGAACATTGACAAAATTGCTCAGTGGCAGAGCTCCATAGAGGACTGGGAG GGTGAAGACATATTGAGCAGAAGCTCTGACCTGATTTTCTCAGGAGACCTGACAAAGATCTCCCAGCCACAGGCCAAAGGCCAACAGCGCATGTTCTTCCTGTTTGACCACCAGTTGGTTTTCTGTAAAAAG GATCTGCTTCGGAGGGACATCCTTTATTACAAGGGTCGGTTAGACATGGATCAGATGGAAGTGGTAGATGTGGAAGATGGGAAAGATAAGGACTTTAATGTGAGTGTGAAGAATGCCTTGAAATTGTGCTCTCCCGGAGGAGAGGAGGTCCACCTCCTGTGTGCCAAGAAACCTGAGCAGAAGCAGCGCTGGTTGCGGGCCTTTACAGATGAACGGGAACAGGTCCAGCATGACCTCGAGACAG GTTTCACGATCACAGAGGTCCAAAAGAAGCAGGCGATGCTGAATGCATCtaaaagtcatccaacaggGAAACCTAAAG CATTAGCTTTACAGCACTTGCTGGCACTCAGAGCTCCTtcacttcacccaaaaacttCCAAGTGTCTGCGTTTTTCTGAACCTCCAGGACCTCTGTCTCCCAGGGCCACCTTAACTTCACCTCTCCTCCCTGATGCCCTGCAGAGCAGGCAGGGGCAGGGTGTTAGGGTGCCCCCTGGGGTCCTGCGCAGGGCGATATCCTGGGTGTCCTCTCAGAGTAGAGAGGCAATCGAGTAG